The Qingrenia yutianensis genomic sequence GAAACTTATCTTGTCAAAAGAAAACTTTAAGAACAAACTGTGCGATAAAAGCGGTCAGGGGGCTTTGGACACAGCTGTGGTCGTGCTTATCAGCATAGTTTTGGGCGCACTCATACTTGCCGGGCTTTACGCTTTGCTTGATGACACGGTACTCCCGACATTGACTACCAAAATTCAGGAAATGTTCAACTATACAAACTAAAATGGAGGCTGCGTGATGAAAGATAAAAGTTTAACAGACATAAATAAACTGTGGGAATATGTGTGCAACGGAAATGTTGAAAAATTAAAGGAATACTATACAAGCGGCGGCAGCGCCAATAAGCGGTATTCCAAATTCGGAGAAGAACATTCTCTGCTTATGGGAGCGTTTCGCAACAATCAATTTGAAACTGTGGAGTATCTTATGTCAGAGGGTGAGAGGCTGTCTCCGAAAGAAACAACTGAAATTAAAACCGAGCTGCAAAAGCTTGGACTTATGCAGAAACTTGCGGAACCGGAAGAACAGGAATCTGATATGGATATGCCCCTATGGTATAATAAAGACAAACGGTGAAAGCCGCATAAAATCAAGGGTTTAGCCATTTGTCTTGTTACATTTCAGTTCTTTTTCCAACCCGAAATTTACAAGATTTTCGTCTTTAATAACGGTAATGTTAAGTTAAAGACAAAAGTTATACCCTGCAAAAGGAGGTCAAAATTTAATAAAATATCAACTGAGAACGCTTTATAACAAACCATAAGGCGTTCTTTTTTTATGTAATCACACACGGAAAGGAGGCACAACAATGTCGATACAATTTGAATATTTTTACGGAAGTCAAGCGGAGCAGTTTTCGTTTTACCGTATTCCCAAAGTCTTGTTTACAGATGAAACGCTTGCCGGAATATCTGTGGAAGCAAAGGTCTTATACAGTTTTATGCTCGACCGGATGAGTTTATCGGTTAAAAACTGTTGGTTTGACGAGGAAAATCGTGTATATATTATCTACACCATTGATGATATTTTGAGCGATTTCGGTTGTGCAAGGCAAAAGGCATTAAAGCTGCTTGACGAGCTTGAAAACGGAATCGGACTTATTGAACGCAAACGACAGGGGCTTGGCAGACCGAACATAATCTATGTAAAAAACTTTATACATAACCCAAAAGAAAAGCGGTATGAAAATCAA encodes the following:
- a CDS encoding DUF6133 family protein — encoded protein: MLSKENFKNKLCDKSGQGALDTAVVVLISIVLGALILAGLYALLDDTVLPTLTTKIQEMFNYTN
- a CDS encoding replication initiator protein A codes for the protein MSIQFEYFYGSQAEQFSFYRIPKVLFTDETLAGISVEAKVLYSFMLDRMSLSVKNCWFDEENRVYIIYTIDDILSDFGCARQKALKLLDELENGIGLIERKRQGLGRPNIIYVKNFIHNPKEKRYENQNTESMNIENQEVLNSNLQKYENQTSANMKIEIQEVPKSYSNNTNNNYTDFNDTEKNNTESSDTEII